The genomic interval GGGCGCGGAATTCGGGCTCGCGCCCGAGGCGGATGGCGATGGCGATGTAGTCGTCCACGTCCTTGGCGACGGTGTCCTCGACGCCGATCATGCGCAGCATCCCATAACTCACCCGCCCGCGCATGAATTCGCCGGGCAGCGTCACCACCGGCAGGTCCGCCGAAATGGCGCCCAGCGTGGTGTTGCCACCCGACCAGCCGGGGGTGTCGAGAAACACGTCGCCGACATAGTGCATGGCATCGAAGGCGTGGGTCGGCATTCGGTCGAGAACCAGACAATGGCGGTCGTGATCGAGGCCAACCGCTGCGAACGCGCGCGCGAGCCGGGAGAGGAACGGAGCGTCCCGCTCCGGCGGGTTCGAACGGATAAAAACCAGCTTCGCGTTCGGCACGGCCTCGGCGACCGCAGTATAGATGCGGTCGTAGCGGGGCAGATACTTGAAGACCGATTGCGTGCATAAATAAATAATTTCGTCCGCGCCGAAGCCGAACGATTCCCGCGGCTTCGGCTGGCGCCCCCTGGACAGACTGGGATCGGACAACCGGATCGAGATGTTGGGCAGGCAGACGAGCTTCTCCGAATAATGCGCTTTGCCGCCCGGCGGCTCGATCAGTTCGCCCGAGAGAAAATAATCGATAGTCGGCAGCCCGGAAGTTACCGGATGGCCGATGCAGGTCGCCTGAACGGGCGCGAAGCGCTGCGCGGCAACGGCGAACGTAGCCATGTCCATGCCGATATCGGTGAAGATCAAAGCATCGGGACGATCGGCGCGAAGCGCATGACCAACAGCCGCGAACCAATCTCCGCGCGCGTCGACCGGACCCGGGCCCTCGACGCCGGACAGCGGCATGTGGCGAAATAGATCGCATTGCCCGGCGACCAGTCTGGTCACGTTGTCATTTTCCGGGCCAAGGTGATAGCCGAAGACTTCAAAGCGGCCACGGTCGATCTTTTCCATCCAGCCGGCGACGAAGCGCGGGATGAAATGCAGCCGGAAATAGGCCGATACAAACCCGACCCGCAGCTTGCGCGCGGGATCGGGCGCCGACGAATCGGGAGGGCGCGCGAATTCGGGAAAGCGCGCCGCGACCACGCGATGCGCGATCCGGCCGAACCGGATTTGCAACTCGCGGTCGTCCTGCTCCTGATAGGCGAGGAAAAAGTTGGTCATGGCCGAAAGCGCGGTGAACGAATCCCGCGCCGCCGCCGGGGTATCGAGGCGGAGCGCATCCTCGATCGCCGTGAGACCCGCGACATAATCCCGCCGAAATTGCGCGATCTCCGCTTCGTCGGCATAAACATGCGGTAAAACCCGCGCGAGGGTCCAGCGGCTCGACGCGTGATCGGGGTCGAACATCAGGGCACGACGAAATTCGCGGCGCGCCTGTTCGGCGCGCCCCTGGTTGTAGTTGTTCATGCCGTGGGTGAAAAAATGCCTTGCCGCGTCGGGTTCGATCACGCGGGCGCGGGCGAGCCATGTGTCGCGCCCGGTGGCGTCGCCCTTCCGCGCATGGGCCTCGGCCGCCAATACGGCGGCCTGGAGGTCCTTGGGCGCCGCTTCCGCCGCTTTCGCCGCCGCCGACAACGCGGCATCCGGATCGCCGCTGCCGAGCTCCAGGTCGGCCAAGCGCAACCACGCGAGCACATAGCCGGGATCGAGTTCGACCGCCTCCCGCAGCCGCGCGCGGGCTTCGGCGATCAGACCCTGCTGTTTCAGCGCCTCGCCGAGAAAACAGCGCGCCTCGGCCGAGCGGGGATCGCTGGCCGCGAGTTTGGCGAACAGCGCCGCGGCGCCTTCGGGATCGCCGGCCTCCCCCAGCAGCAACCCCAGGTTGAAGGTCGCCCCCGGATGGCCGGGGCGTTTGGCAAGCGCCCGGCGGTATTCCGCGCGGGCCTGGGTCCAGCGTCCGGCGTCCTTGAGGACAAGGCCGAAATTGGCGTGAAAATCGGCGTTCCCCGAAAGCGGCCCGGCCGCCAGCGCCAACGTGTCCGCCGCGTCCCGGAATTTGCCTTTCTGGTGGAGGACGAGACCGAGGTAATGCAGGGCTTCTGGATGGAGCGGCGCCTGGGCGAGTGCCGCGCGGAAGGCGCGCTCCCCCTCCTCGATCCTTCCCGCCCGGAGATGGGCGAGGCCGTCGCGGACCAGGGCGTTGACTGGCTCTTTGCGGGGGATCATCGGGCGGTTATCGGCGAAAATTCTGAGCTTTGTGCCGGGGCCAGGCACGGCGTGATCTGCTTAAATCCGTTAACTAAGATAATCAATATGTTAATGGGTGTTGCGGCGCTGCCACAGGTGCGCCCGAAAATGGAAAAAACGGCGGATTCGCGCTTTTCCATTAATCCCCGTTCCTTAAAATGCGGCTCAACGCGAGGTCGAAAGGACCATCGGAGATTTTCCGGGGACGCCCTTTCGGACTCGTCGGGTACGTCAAGAGTGCTCAATTGGGGTGTCCCCGAACCGCCCCTTGTTCCTCGGTTCAAAGTTCAAGGGTCGGGAAAGAAGTTCGAGCCTTACAAACCGTTCACCAAAGGAGAGACCATCGTGAACATGAAGACCATCCTCAAGACCTCCGTCGCCGCGGCCGCCCTGATGGCGATCGCCGCGCCGGTGTCGGCCCAGAATCTCAGCCGCGAGACGGGCCGCGACAAGGTCAACCTCAAGATCTACGGCCAGGTCAACCGCGCCATGATGTGGGGCGACGACGGCAAGAACGACCGCGTGTTCTCCATCGATAACGGCGTCAGCACGACCCGCTTCGGCTTCGTCGCCAGCGCGCCGGTCACCGCCGACATCACCCTCGGCGCCCAGCTCGAAACCGAAATCGCGAGCAACCGCGGTGAATCGGTGTCGGTCGGTTCCGACACCAGCACCTCCGCCAACCTGGACAACAACCAGGGCCAGACGTCCTTCAGCGAGCGCCTGGCGGAAGTCACCGTCAACCACAAGCGCTTCGGCAAGCTCAGCCTCGGCCAGGGCAGCGAAGCCGCTGACGGGATCGCCGAATACAACCTGACCGGCGCGGTCAACGTGATCGGCATGATCGCCTACACGGCGTTCGGCCAGAACTTCCGTCTGGTCAACTCGACGACCAACGCCAACGTCTCCACCACCCTCGGCGGCGTGGCCTCCTACTTCGACGCCGGACGCGACGATCGGGTGCGCTACGACACCCCGGCGTTCTTCAACACCACGCTGGCGGCGAGCTTCACCTCGGGCGGCGAGACGGGCGTGGCCATCCGGCATGACCGCAAGTACGGCCAGTTCCGGGTTGCCGGTGGCATCGGCTACACCAACACGTCGGGCACCAGCACCACGGTCGAGGACGAAGTCTCCGGCTCGATCGCCGTCCTGCACGACAGCGGCGTGAACGCCTTCTTCTCGGCCGGCTCCCGCAACCACAAGAAGGCCACGGCGGCCTCCGTCACTCCGAACGACGCCGAGTACATCGGCGGCGGCGTCGGCTACATCGCCAAGATCTTCGGCGTCGGGCCGACCGCGTTCGCGATCGATTACGTCAAGTCGGAAAACATCAACCGCTCGACCACGACCGCGGGCGAGTTTGAGGCCACCAAGTGGGGCATCGGTGTCGAGCAGTCCTTCGCGGACTACGGCGCTTCGGCCTACCTCGGTTACTCCAACTACGACCTCGACCTGGGCACCGGCACGTCGACCGATGACGTGAACATCGTCATCGCCGGCATGCGCGTGGTGTTCTAAGCCTGTCCCCGCGCAAGCGGGGATCGCCTAACAGCCGGGGCCCCTCTCGCGGGGGGCCCCGGTTCCTTTTTGGAGGCTCGTGCCGTTTCTCCCTCTCCCCGCTCTTGCGGGGGAGAGGGTGGGGCCCGGCCCTGAGCTTGGCGAAGGGCTGGGAGGGTGAGGGGCGCCCACGATAAGATGTGGCCATGAACCGCGATTTGGCCCGACGCTTGCGCCGCGACGCCACGGAAGCCGAAAAAACCCTGTGGCGGCTCCTGCGCAACCGTTCCCTCGGCGGCGCCAAATTTCGTCGTCAAGTCCCGATCGGGCGCTATGTCGTGGACTTCGCCTGTTTGGAACGGCGGCTGGTTATCGAAGCTGACGGCGGGCAACACGCCTCTTCGGGAGATGACGCCGTCCGGACGGATTGGTTGGAGTCCCGATGCTTCCGGGTGTTGCGCTTCTGGAATCGCGACATCCTCGAAAATCCGGAAGGGATCGCCGCGGCCATTCTGGAGTCGCTGGCCGAACCACAGCCGACACCCCCCTCACCCTCCCGCTTTCGCGGGCCCCTCCCTCTCCCCGCGAAAGCGGGGAGAGGGCCTGGGTGAGAAGCACATCAACACCGCTTTTCCCATGAGCCAAACTCGCCTGGACGGCCGAACCGCCGAACGCCTGTTCGCGGATGCGGTCGCGGCCCACCGGAAGGGCGATTTCGCCTTGGCCGCGCGCCGCCTCGAAAAACTGCGCGCCGCGTTTCCCGACCACGTGGACGTGCTGCACCTGCTCGGCCATGTCCGCCTCGGCCAGGGGCGCCCCTTGGACGCGATCGGGCCCTTGCGCCAGGCCGTACGCGCGGCCGAAGGCGCCAACCGCAAGGATATCCTCGTTTCCATCCTCAACGTCCTCGGCAGCGCCGAGCGACGCGCGGGCGAGCCCGCGAGGGCCGCCCAGACCCTGGCGCGCGCCGCGCGACTGGCCCCTGGCGATCCGGATATTCATTTCAACCTCGGCAACGCGCTCGCGGACTCTGGCCGCTTGGCCGACGCGGCGGCGAGCTTTCGCCGCGCCGCCGAGCTTTCGCCCGGCGATGCCGCCATCCGATTCGCCCTCGGCGAAACCCTGGCGCGGATGGGAGAGAACGCCGGCGCCGCCGAAGCTTACGCCGTTACGGTCGCCCTCGACCCCCGCCACGCCAAGGCGCACGCCGCCCTCGGCGCGCTCCGGCTCGACGCCAACGATTACCCGGGAGCGCGGGCCGTGCTGGACAAGGCCATCGCCCTCGATCCCGACCTCGCCGAGGCCCATCTCAATCTCGGGTTGTTGCAAGTCGCCGCGGGAGACGCCGATTCGGGGCTCGCCGCCACGCGCCGCGCGCTCCGGTTGAAACCGTCGCTCGTCGCGGCCCATTCCAATCTCGTCCAGCAGATGTCCTATTCGGCGCGTTGTTCCGCCGCCGACATATTGGCCGAAGCGCGGCGCTGGAACGACGTTCACGCCAAGCCCTTGGCCGCCCGGATACAGCCCCTGACCAACCAACGCGACCCCGAATGCCGCCTTAAGGTGGGCTATGTCGGCGGCGATTTCCGCGCCCATCCGGTCGGTTTTTTTACCCTCGCGCTTTTTGCCCATCACGACGCCGATGCTTTCGAGACGTTCGTCTACATGACCCATCCCCGGATGGACGCGGTGTCGGAAAAAATCCGTTCTTCCGTCGCCCAATGGCGCGATGTCGCGGCCAAGGGCGACGCCGAACTCGCGGACATGATCCGGGCCGACGGCATCGACATCCTAGTCGACATGGCCGGGCATACGGCAAAGAACCGCCTGCTCGCGCTCGCCATGCGCCCGGCGCCGGTCCAGGCGGTCGGCGGCGGCGTCATGGGCGCCACCGGCGTCGACGCGGTCGATTATTTCCTCGCCGACCGAGTCGAAATTCCCCCTGGGTTCGAGAAATTCTACAGCGAGGCCGTGGTGCGGCTTCCCCATGACAACGTTTGTTACGCGCCGCCCGAGCATGCTACGCCGGTCGCGCCCCTCCCCGCGAAGACCAATGGTCGCATCACCTTCGGCTGCTTCAACGCGGCGGCCAAGGTCACGTCGGAGACCGTCGCGCTCTGGGCGCGGGTGCTGGCCGCCGTACCCGATTCGCGCCTGCTCTTGAAAAGCTTCGCCTACGCGGACGCCGGGACGCGCGCGCGTTTTCTCCGCCTGTTCGCCGAGGCCGGTGTGCCCGAATCCCGCGTGACGCTGGAAGGCCCATCGCCCCACGCGGAACTCCTGGCGGCCTATGGCCGGGTCGACATCGCCCTCGACCCGATGCCCTATTCGGGCGGGCTCACCACCTTGGAATCCCTATGGATGGGGGTACCGGTGGTGTCGCTGCCCGGCGAAACTTTCGCTTCGCGCCATTCGGCCTCGCACCTGACCAACGCCGGCTTGCCCGAACTGATCGCGGCCACCGCCGATGATTACGTCGCCATCGCCCGCCGGCTCGCCTCCGGCCTCGACTCGCTCGGCGCCTTGCGCGCGGGCCTGCGCGCCCGCCTCGCGGCCTCGCCCGTGTGCGACGGGGCCGCTTACGCGCGCGGGCTCGAGGCCGCCTACCGCGAGATGTGGCGGCGCTGGTGCGCGGGGGAACGCCCAAGCGCGATGGATATACCGCCGTCGTAACCGACGGCGGCGGGGCGAAGAACCGCGATTGTTTGACGTGCCGCCGTCATGACGGCGGTACTGGAAAAATCCTTTAATTCACAAACAACTATTCGACTGTCACGCTCTTGGCCAAGTTGCGCGGCTTGTCCACGTCGGTGCCCTTGAGCACGGCGACGTGGTAGGCGAGGAGCTGCACCGGAATCGCGTAGAGGATCGGCTGCACGAACGGATCGACCTCGGGCAGCACCACGGTCTTCTTCGCGATACGATCGAGCCGCGCGGCTCCTTTGGCGTCGGAAAGAAAGACCACCCAGCCCCCGCGCGCAGTCGCTTCCTCCAGGTTGGAGGCGGTCTTGGCGAACAGCGAATCCGAGGGCGCGATCGCGATCACCGGCACGTCGCGGTCGATCAGGGCGATCGGCCCGTGCTTCATCTCGCCGGCGGCGTAGCCCTCGGCGTGGATGTAGGAGATTTCCTTGAGCTTAAGCGCGCCTTCGAGCGCGATCGGATAGCTGGTCCCGCGCCCGAGGTAGAGGGCGTCGCGCGCCTTGGCGACCTCGGCGGCGATGGCCTTGAGCGCCTCGTCGTGCTTCAGAACCTCGGCCGCGCGCGCCGGCACCTCGGTCAGCGCGCCGGCGAGCCGGGCGGCTTCGGCCGGGGCCAGCGCGCCGCGCGCGCGACCGGCGGCGAGTACCAAGCAGGCGAGCACCGCGAGCTGGGTGGTGAACGCCTTGGTCGAGGCGACGCCGATTTCCGGCCCGGCGTTGGTGTGCAGCACCGCGTCAGCCTCGCGCGCCATAGTGCTTTCCGGCACGTTGACCACGGCGATGGTCCGCTGCCCGCATGCCTTGGCGTGGCGCAACGCGGCGAGCGTGTCCGCCGTTTCGCCCGATTGCGAGACGAACAGCGCGATGCCGCCCGGAACGAGGGCGGGTTCGCGGTAGCGGAATTCGGAGGCGATGTCGGTTTCGGCGGGAATTTTGGCGAACCGTTCCAGCCAGTAGCGCGCGACCATGCAGGCGTGATGCGAGGTGCCGCAGGCGACCAGCGCGATGCGCGAGGCGCGCGCGAAGTCGATGGCGAGGTCGGGCAGCGTCACCTCGCGGGTCGCCGGCGCGACGAAGGAGGCGAGCGTGTCGCCGATCACCTGCGGCTGCTCGTAGATCTCCTTCAACATGTAATGGGGGAAATTGCCCTTGCCGACCTGGGCGCCGGCGAGCGTCGTTTCCCGCACCGGCCGCGCCGCCGGACGGCCGGCGGCGTCGTAGACCTCGGCCCCGCTTTCGTTGAGCAGGGCGAAGTCGCCGTCCTCCAGATAAAGAATTTTCCGGGTCAGGGGCGCGAGCGCGAGCGCGTCCGAG from Rhodospirillales bacterium carries:
- a CDS encoding porin; its protein translation is MNMKTILKTSVAAAALMAIAAPVSAQNLSRETGRDKVNLKIYGQVNRAMMWGDDGKNDRVFSIDNGVSTTRFGFVASAPVTADITLGAQLETEIASNRGESVSVGSDTSTSANLDNNQGQTSFSERLAEVTVNHKRFGKLSLGQGSEAADGIAEYNLTGAVNVIGMIAYTAFGQNFRLVNSTTNANVSTTLGGVASYFDAGRDDRVRYDTPAFFNTTLAASFTSGGETGVAIRHDRKYGQFRVAGGIGYTNTSGTSTTVEDEVSGSIAVLHDSGVNAFFSAGSRNHKKATAASVTPNDAEYIGGGVGYIAKIFGVGPTAFAIDYVKSENINRSTTTAGEFEATKWGIGVEQSFADYGASAYLGYSNYDLDLGTGTSTDDVNIVIAGMRVVF
- the glmS gene encoding glutamine--fructose-6-phosphate transaminase (isomerizing) — encoded protein: MCGIVGIVGKGPVAPLLLEGLKRLEYRGYDSAGIATVTDGTIERRRAEGKIANLESLLRAKPLAGTTGIGHTRWATHGVPNERNAHPHATDRAAVVHNGIIENYRELREELAAEGRVFASETDSEVIVHLLTRYLERGAPPLEAVRETLARLEGAFALAIAFAGRSGLLAAARRGSPLALGFGDGETYIGSDALALAPLTRKILYLEDGDFALLNESGAEVYDAAGRPAARPVRETTLAGAQVGKGNFPHYMLKEIYEQPQVIGDTLASFVAPATREVTLPDLAIDFARASRIALVACGTSHHACMVARYWLERFAKIPAETDIASEFRYREPALVPGGIALFVSQSGETADTLAALRHAKACGQRTIAVVNVPESTMAREADAVLHTNAGPEIGVASTKAFTTQLAVLACLVLAAGRARGALAPAEAARLAGALTEVPARAAEVLKHDEALKAIAAEVAKARDALYLGRGTSYPIALEGALKLKEISYIHAEGYAAGEMKHGPIALIDRDVPVIAIAPSDSLFAKTASNLEEATARGGWVVFLSDAKGAARLDRIAKKTVVLPEVDPFVQPILYAIPVQLLAYHVAVLKGTDVDKPRNLAKSVTVE
- a CDS encoding tetratricopeptide repeat protein, which codes for MSQTRLDGRTAERLFADAVAAHRKGDFALAARRLEKLRAAFPDHVDVLHLLGHVRLGQGRPLDAIGPLRQAVRAAEGANRKDILVSILNVLGSAERRAGEPARAAQTLARAARLAPGDPDIHFNLGNALADSGRLADAAASFRRAAELSPGDAAIRFALGETLARMGENAGAAEAYAVTVALDPRHAKAHAALGALRLDANDYPGARAVLDKAIALDPDLAEAHLNLGLLQVAAGDADSGLAATRRALRLKPSLVAAHSNLVQQMSYSARCSAADILAEARRWNDVHAKPLAARIQPLTNQRDPECRLKVGYVGGDFRAHPVGFFTLALFAHHDADAFETFVYMTHPRMDAVSEKIRSSVAQWRDVAAKGDAELADMIRADGIDILVDMAGHTAKNRLLALAMRPAPVQAVGGGVMGATGVDAVDYFLADRVEIPPGFEKFYSEAVVRLPHDNVCYAPPEHATPVAPLPAKTNGRITFGCFNAAAKVTSETVALWARVLAAVPDSRLLLKSFAYADAGTRARFLRLFAEAGVPESRVTLEGPSPHAELLAAYGRVDIALDPMPYSGGLTTLESLWMGVPVVSLPGETFASRHSASHLTNAGLPELIAATADDYVAIARRLASGLDSLGALRAGLRARLAASPVCDGAAYARGLEAAYREMWRRWCAGERPSAMDIPPS
- a CDS encoding DUF559 domain-containing protein, yielding MNRDLARRLRRDATEAEKTLWRLLRNRSLGGAKFRRQVPIGRYVVDFACLERRLVIEADGGQHASSGDDAVRTDWLESRCFRVLRFWNRDILENPEGIAAAILESLAEPQPTPPSPSRFRGPLPLPAKAGRGPG
- a CDS encoding tetratricopeptide repeat protein is translated as MIPRKEPVNALVRDGLAHLRAGRIEEGERAFRAALAQAPLHPEALHYLGLVLHQKGKFRDAADTLALAAGPLSGNADFHANFGLVLKDAGRWTQARAEYRRALAKRPGHPGATFNLGLLLGEAGDPEGAAALFAKLAASDPRSAEARCFLGEALKQQGLIAEARARLREAVELDPGYVLAWLRLADLELGSGDPDAALSAAAKAAEAAPKDLQAAVLAAEAHARKGDATGRDTWLARARVIEPDAARHFFTHGMNNYNQGRAEQARREFRRALMFDPDHASSRWTLARVLPHVYADEAEIAQFRRDYVAGLTAIEDALRLDTPAAARDSFTALSAMTNFFLAYQEQDDRELQIRFGRIAHRVVAARFPEFARPPDSSAPDPARKLRVGFVSAYFRLHFIPRFVAGWMEKIDRGRFEVFGYHLGPENDNVTRLVAGQCDLFRHMPLSGVEGPGPVDARGDWFAAVGHALRADRPDALIFTDIGMDMATFAVAAQRFAPVQATCIGHPVTSGLPTIDYFLSGELIEPPGGKAHYSEKLVCLPNISIRLSDPSLSRGRQPKPRESFGFGADEIIYLCTQSVFKYLPRYDRIYTAVAEAVPNAKLVFIRSNPPERDAPFLSRLARAFAAVGLDHDRHCLVLDRMPTHAFDAMHYVGDVFLDTPGWSGGNTTLGAISADLPVVTLPGEFMRGRVSYGMLRMIGVEDTVAKDVDDYIAIAIRLGREPEFRA